From the Astyanax mexicanus isolate ESR-SI-001 chromosome 9, AstMex3_surface, whole genome shotgun sequence genome, one window contains:
- the LOC103037218 gene encoding protein FAM180A: protein MSSKTQLLKLAWLVVNLSFFRNFWHISDVLAVQHGGLSQQGFIRSVSDANLMFEFLLGGLKIDADNNVGIRDQEMASMRQGRAFLTHLNDNIPKTVPAMEELLVTLEGKDQSFSQPRFETLIFGIVYSAYQVQKQEAEREEAQQKAWADVLGRLANVTFIQLRSY from the exons ATGTCATCTAAAACGCAGCTATTGAAGCTTGCATGGCTCGTCGTGAATCTTTCTTTTTTCAGGAACTTCTGGCACATCTCag ATGTATTAGCTGTTCAACATGGAGGCCTCTCACAGCAAGGTTTCATCAGATCTGTCAGTGATGCCAATCTGATGTTTGAG TTCTTGCTGGGTGGACTTAAGATTGATGCAGACAACAATGTTGGCATAAGGGATCAAGAAATGGCATCCATGAGGCAGGGTCGAGCTTTCTTGACCCACCTAAATGATAACATACCCAAAACTGTGCCTGcaatggaggagctgctggtcACTTTGGAAGGTAAAGATCAGTCTTTCAGCCAGCCCCGCTTTGAGACCCTCATCTTCGGGATCGTCTATTCAGCTTACCAGGTTCAGAAGCAGGAGGCTGAGAGGGAGGAGGCTCAGCAGAAGGCTTGGGCAGATGTCCTCGGCCGCCTGGCAAATGTTACCTTTATACAGCTACGTAGCTATTAA
- the kbtbd4 gene encoding kelch repeat and BTB domain-containing protein 4, protein MESGDDGGLSVGGSSGEENYFQGYTFTDRSHSSRVVKSIMDLCLEDGLFADVSITVDGKEFQLHRLVLSAQSSFFRSMFTSNLREAHDRNIELKDVSASVFQLLVDYIYHGTIKLQVEDLQDTYEMADMYQLTALFEECSRFLSRTVEVKNCLQVMWLADRHSDQELYTAAKHCAKIHLVQLHQTDEFLNLPLRLLMDIIKDGVPSSQNPTAAIESWINHNKVEREEFSDMLSDGLKEIGENVHIYLIGKEDTRTHSLAVSLHCDEDDAISVSGQNSLCHQITAACKHGGDLYVVGGSIPRRMWKCNMHTMDWERCAPLPRDRLHQALVSVASEDTIYSLGGKTIKDTLSSAVIFYKVRDNMWTETSQLDTAVSGAAGVNLGGTIYLLGGEENDADFFTKPSRLIQCLETTTQKCQTKPYMLPFAGCMHATAHKDLIFVVAEGDSLVCYNPLLDSFTRLRFPEVWSCVPSLWKVASCNGCIYVFRDKCKKGDANTLKLNPATSVVSVIKGIKILLTNWQFVLA, encoded by the exons ATGGAGTCCGGGGATGATGGGGGCCTCAGTGTGGGAGGCTCGTCCGGAGAGGAGAACTACTTTCAGGGCTACACGTTCACAGACCGCTCCCACTCCAGCCGCGTGGTGAAGAGCATCATGGACCTGTGCCTGGAGGACGGCCTATTCGCCGACGTCTCCATCACGGTGGACGGCAAGGAGTTCCAGCTGCACCGCCTGGTGCTGTCGGCGCAGAGCAGTTTCTTCAGGTCCATGTTCACCTCCAACCTCCGAGAGGCCCACGACCGCAACATCGAGCTTAAGGACGTGAGCGCATCCGTCTTCCAGCTGCTGGTGGACTACATCTACCACGGCACCATCAAGCTGCAGGTAGAAGACCTGCAGGACACCTACGAGATGGCTGACATGTACCAGCTGACAGCCCTGTTCGAGGAGTGCTCCCGCTTCCTCTCGAGAACAGTGGAAGTCAAGAACTGCCTGCAG GTGATGTGGCTGGCAGACAGGCACAGTGATCAGGAACTGTACACAGCAGCTAAACATTGTGCCAAGATTCATCTTGTCCAGTTGCACCAGACAGATGAGTTTCTCAACCTGCCTTTGCGTCTCCTCATGGACATCATCAAAG ATGGCGTTCCAAGCTCTCAAAATCCAACAGCAGCAATCGAGTCTTGGATAAACCACAACAAAGTTGAGCGAGAGGAGTTTTCAGACATGCTCTCAGATGGCCTAAAG GAAATTGGTGAGAACGTGCACATCTACCTGATAGGTAAGGAGGACACACGAACACACTCACTGGCTGTGTCACTTCACTGCGATGAGGACGACGCCATCAGTGTGAGCGGTCAAAACAGCCTGTGCCACCAGATCACAGCTGCCTGTAAACATGGCGGTGACCTGTACGTGGTAGGTGGCTCCATCCCACGCCGTATGTGGAAGTGCAATATGCACACCATGGACTGGGAGCGCTGTGCTCCGCTGCCTCGTGATCGCCTACACCAAGCGCTGGTGTCTGTGGCCAGTGAGGATACCATCTACTCGTTAGGGGGCAAGACCATAAAGGACACTTTGTCCAGTGCAGTGATCTTCTACAAGGTGCGGGACAACATGTGGACTGAGACGAGCCAGCTGGATACAGCCGTGTCGGGTGCTGCCGGAGTCAACCTAGGTGGGACCATCTATCTGCTAGGTGGGGAGGAAAATGACGCTGACTTTTTCACCAAACCATCTCGCCTTATTCAGTGCCTTGAAACAACCACGCAAAAGTGCCAGACCAAGCCATACATGCTGCCCTTTGCTGGATGCATGCACGCCACTGCTCATAAGGACTTGATCTTTGTAGTGGCTGAGGGTGACTCTTTGGTATGCTACAACCCGCTGCTGGACAGCTTCACCCGCCTTCGCTTCCCGGAGGTATGGAGCTGTGTGCCCTCGCTGTGGAAGGTGGCCAGCTGTAATGGTTGTATTTACGTCTTCAGGGACAAATGTAAAAAGGGAGATGCTAACACATTAAAGTTAAACCCTGCCACTTCTGTAGTGTCCGTGATCAAGGGAATCAAAATCCTGCTCACAAACTGGCAGTTCGTATTGGCCTGA